GATTGAAAAACTTCCCAAAGCCACTATTCCTATAAATCTTCTGATCAAGCTGCTTTCGGGCATTTTCCTGCACAACAGATTTCTCAGTATTTCAAGGTTGCATGATGTTGGGGAACTAAGCAGTAGATTAGTCAAGTGCCTTTGACAGGGATTGACAATGGACACATGGCCTGATCTTTAAGGTCAGAAGTAGCACATCACAGAAATTACAGTACGCCACCAGGTGAAGATAGTCATATCATAAGATAAAGGAAACAGCTTCCCAAACCAGCCTCCAAAAGATGAATCGCATTAAAAATTGCGTGTTTATGGTAGTGCAATAGTCATATCACGTTAGAGGGAAAGCTCATGGGTTTGATTATGTTTTTTGGCACTAATCAAAACTttagaatttccttttttaggtAAAGATAGCTTTAGACTAGGCATACTTTATCTCTTATGCGTAAGATGTAACCAGAATATAGACAGGGTAACATACCGCAACGTTGCTTCTATATCTTATATCTACAAAGTTTCCTATCATGGAAAGATGTTACAGGCAGCTTCGCTTTCACAGGAAGCCAGGAATGCAATGAGTATGTCATCACATGCACGGTGAGACAGGAGAATGTGCAGCGATGACATCTGAAGTGCAAAAATTCATCATCATGGCCTATTAGAATCACATAGTCAGTGAAGCACCTACAAGGAAATGCACAACTTGTTGGTAATTCCTATCAGATGCAAGCTGAACTGGTGTAAGGCCAGTATTATCAGTCACCATCAATTCCTCCTTGCCAACCCTTACTAATTCCTCACACGCCTCCAAGTTCCCCTGAATAGCGGCCCAATGCAAAGGAGTGCACCCTAAACCAACAGAATGATAAGTGATCAGCTAGAGACAactatgattttcttttcattacaTTCATCTGGCCAGCTCTGCAAGAATGGAGCATGTAAACTCACCCTCTTTGTCCTTGCGTCCAACATAACCATCTAGAAATAGGAGAAGACGTATACAATCGGCAAAACCTTTATAAGCAGCCCTGAAATTCAATGACAAATAATAATGTCCAACCAGGGAGAAATCAAGCGCTACAATAGAAGGAAGTTTTTTGAAAGCATCACTTCACATAAATGCAGAAGGCAAATAGAATGACTCCAATACGTGCgttcaaaagaaaatacttgGAGAGAAGCAACCCTCCGATTTCTATAAGAATCTGGCTATTGAAGTTCATCCTTTAAAATctcaaaagaattaaaaaaaaaaaatcaacttaatcAACTTTTGGTCTCCGTGTCTTTTTCAAATGTCTCGGAACTTACAATTGCAAATTTCAAtctatcattttcatgaaaatgagtcCATGTGTCCCTTTCAGGCCATTAAAGCATCAAATTGAGCACATTAATGGTGTCACATGGAAACAGCCAGCATGTAGGCCAAGTAACACGACCAAAAAGCTATCCTAGGGGATACATCTTAACAACGATTCCTTAATACTAGGCGGGCGGCACATTTGCATCCTCAAGACAATCATGCATTTGTGAGTTGTGAAAGGATAATATCTTCAAGAATGTCAAATTATGCAGCTTGACCACAAGCCAAATAGAGGTAACTGTAAGAGTCGAAATATATACGATGTCAAAAAGGCATTATACTGCAGGTCTCAGGTACCAGTGCAAAGGACTTCTTCCATCATTATCAGGAACATCAGCGTCTGCATTCCATTTTGAGATAATATGATAAAGGAAAGCAGTATGACCATGCTGAGCTGCAACATGTGTTGCCTGCAATCATGTGAATGTGGATGTTTAGCAGTAAATACAGAGCTGTTTCTGAACTACTAAGATGAATGAAATCTCTAGCTACCAACTTTCTATGAGGTTTCTCCTAACAGTAAATAACTCACTTCTTCCTTCAGTATGGTTTCTCGAGCACATGTATAGTTATATGACATTGAGTTATTATGTCTCTTAGATCGAGGAGCCAACAACTGAAAGGCCATGTGCCACGATAGATAAGGAGAGTATTATATCAAACAGTACACAGACTTGAACAAACCTGATACCCGCACTTGTCAGCAGTATTAACCCGAGCACCCTCTTGAAGTAAAAGATCTGCTACCTTGATAGCACCTCGTGCTGCACTCCAGTGCAATGCTGTCTGCCCAGTGTGATCGACTGCGTTTACATCTCCACCATGCTGGAAAAGAACAGAGAAGAATTAGACACCAATTATCCTTGGTACACAATCAAATTCTACTCATTCAGTCTCCTGCAAAAACTTCTGAGCTTAACACGGTTCACATcaagttaattttttgaaaactcatGAGTTACTTGTTAAGGCCTGTGAGTGACGTCCCGCTCTCAATGATTCGACCAATATTCTTATCACCAAAAACGAAAAACTCAGATTTCCTTTTTCACATATATTCTCAGAATCAAGGAGAGTGATTGAAGATCCTAAACTCTCTGCTAGGGAAACCCCTTACTCTAAACAGTATTCAACCGCATAAACACACATAAAGGCACGCACTTCAGAGAAGCCAAGCACAACAAAGCCAACCCATAGCCCCCGGAATAAGAATAAACATGGGAAACATACAGGAAAAGTGCTTAAAaccaagaaaacagagaaacccaattttcaaacaaataaaTCATCTGGACAGAGTAAAAATCATCTGGACAACCCCATCAAAAAAGCAATCCTTCTCGTTCCTTGtcaaagggaaaaattaaaaaaagggagagaagaaCCTGGATGATGTATTGACCAGCGACACATCTGTTGTTCAGAGCAGCCCATTGCAGGGCATGATAACCAAGCCCATCTGGCTCGCACACTGAACATCCCTCCATCTCCACGAGCCTCCTGAGCTTCTCCATGTCGCCGTACGCGGCCGCAGCATACACATCGTTCCTCGACCTGTCCTTGCCAGCTCCGCCGCTGCAGTAGGACTCGACGGCGGCCGGCAGGAATTCCTCGACGACCTCGATCTCCGTTGACATCGTATATGTCCCGAAGGCCGTTGAGAGTTTTTTCGCTCGGGGAGGCCAGAGGAGTAAGCAGTTTTTCGTTCGCGCACGGAAGGAAGGAATCAGACAAAGCGGTTTCTTGTTCGTAGAATATTTGGAACTGGAAGGTTCAGGggaaagtttgactttttggccGACTATATACAATTGTAAGGAGTTTGGCATGTTATACTAGCCGACTTTCGGATATCATaatttatgtacggcgttcacttgaatatcataattttcaaaactttcacTGAGTctttataactttcaaaaatcgtttatttgaatgttataactttaaaaaattattcacttgagtggCACGTCAACTTTTACGACGTTTATGTTAGCTTTTTCGGCGTTCCACGTCgccttttccgacgtgccacatcGGCGATGGCAtgcaagtgaacgatttttaaaaattatgatactttaatgaatgttttgaaagttatgatactcaaatgAACATCAAATGAAcatcgtaaaaaaaattatggtattAATAGTGTAGTTATCTCAGCCGACTTTTCCATTACACGTCCAAAAGTACTGGCTGATTCATATAACGGGGTTCCGAATTCTTCGTGTTAAAGAACTTGAGAGGGTTCtgacaaaaaggacaaaagagaaCTTGAGAGGGTCATTGCAAATCGACATGTTCTGGCGATTTCATTGTATATTCGAAGTATTTCTTCCATGTcgcaaagaaaaagaaccggAATTCCCCGGTCATGAAAATCGGTCATCATCTGGGGGTAAAAAAAGGAAGAACGTTGTCGCGTTTTCACACATCGATTCACTGCAATTCTCGATAGCTCACGATAAAACCCAACCAGATTAGGACGCCATTTCAATCTGATTGGTATTCACACATTTGTTTGTAACCCTTATGAATCAAGGATCTTTGGCGCTTCAAGTTCCTTTTCGTTATTAGGATAAGCTAAGTATTCAAGCTAACAAAAAGATcactgcagagagaga
This genomic interval from Rhodamnia argentea isolate NSW1041297 chromosome 4, ASM2092103v1, whole genome shotgun sequence contains the following:
- the LOC115752617 gene encoding protein S-acyltransferase 24-like isoform X6; translated protein: MPNSLQLYIVGQKVKLSPEPSSSKYSTNKKPLCLIPSFRARTKNCLLLWPPRAKKLSTAFGTYTMSTEIEVVEEFLPAAVESYCSGGAGKDRSRNDVYAAAAYGDMEKLRRLVEMEGCSVCEPDGLGYHALQWAALNNRCVAGQYIIQHGGDVNAVDHTGQTALHWSAARGAIKVADLLLQEGARVNTADKCGYQATHVAAQHGHTAFLYHIISKWNADADVPDNDGRSPLHWAAYKGFADCIRLLLFLDGYVGRKDKEGCTPLHWAAIQGNLEACEELVRVGKEELMVTDNTGLTPVQLASDRNYQQVVHFLENARKQLDQKIYRNSGFGKFFNLGFAPLLWVIILLLLATYTNSIIMGSDLPKLRSGFGFLAWLGAVLASTGLVTLYRCSSKDPGYIRVSAHDQKIMTDNEPLLKIEINNPALLAGNWSQLCTTCKIVRPLRAKHCSICDRCVEQFDHHCPLVSNCIGKFSNYDAEEQVGFLCIPSFRSFGYVNYWCSCSYKSSG
- the LOC115752617 gene encoding protein S-acyltransferase 24-like isoform X4 codes for the protein MPNSLQLYIVGQKVKLSPEPSSSKYSTNKKPLCLIPSFRARTKNCLLLWPPRAKKLSTAFGTYTMSTEIEVVEEFLPAAVESYCSGGAGKDRSRNDVYAAAAYGDMEKLRRLVEMEGCSVCEPDGLGYHALQWAALNNRCVAGQYIIQHGGDVNAVDHTGQTALHWSAARGAIKVADLLLQEGARVNTADKCGYQATHVAAQHGHTAFLYHIISKWNADADVPDNDGRSPLHWAAYKGFADCIRLLLFLDGYVGRKDKEGCTPLHWAAIQGNLEACEELVRVGKEELMVTDNTGLTPVQLASDRNYQQVVHFLENARKQLDQKIYRNSGFGKFFNLGFAPLLWVIILLLLATYTNSIIMGSDLPKLRSGFGFLAWLGAVLASTGLVTLYRCSSKDPGYIRVSAHDQKIMTDNEPLLKIEINNPALLAGNWSQLCTTCKIVRPLRAKHCSICDRCVEQFDHHCPLVSNCIGKVLQHLQLCKHIRFLVILPRTRGRTLCAIATSGTLVADSGTPMTMVLGRIVWIFCSTDAMEMRNILQTGLVLRALA
- the LOC115752617 gene encoding protein S-acyltransferase 24-like isoform X2; translation: MPNSLQLYIVGQKVKLSPEPSSSKYSTNKKPLCLIPSFRARTKNCLLLWPPRAKKLSTAFGTYTMSTEIEVVEEFLPAAVESYCSGGAGKDRSRNDVYAAAAYGDMEKLRRLVEMEGCSVCEPDGLGYHALQWAALNNRCVAGQYIIQHGGDVNAVDHTGQTALHWSAARGAIKVADLLLQEGARVNTADKCGYQATHVAAQHGHTAFLYHIISKWNADADVPDNDGRSPLHWAAYKGFADCIRLLLFLDGYVGRKDKEGCTPLHWAAIQGNLEACEELVRVGKEELMVTDNTGLTPVQLASDRNYQQVVHFLENARKQLDQKIYRNSGFGKFFNLGFAPLLWVIILLLLATYTNSIIMGSDLPKLRSGFGFLAWLGAVLASTGLVTLYRCSSKDPGYIRVSAHDQKIMTDNEPLLKIEINNPALLAGNWSQLCTTCKIVRPLRAKHCSICDRCVEQFDHHCPLVSNCIGKKNKWDFFVFLVLEVLAMSITGAVALTSVAAFTALQAYQISRNITTNERENSMRYSYLRDLGGRFRNPYDHGFRKNCLDFLLNGCNGDAEYIADWAGSEGIGMTVMARRSDQEYDQ
- the LOC115752617 gene encoding protein S-acyltransferase 24-like isoform X1 codes for the protein MPNSLQLYIVGQKVKLSPEPSSSKYSTNKKPLCLIPSFRARTKNCLLLWPPRAKKLSTAFGTYTMSTEIEVVEEFLPAAVESYCSGGAGKDRSRNDVYAAAAYGDMEKLRRLVEMEGCSVCEPDGLGYHALQWAALNNRCVAGQYIIQHGGDVNAVDHTGQTALHWSAARGAIKVADLLLQEGARVNTADKCGYQATHVAAQHGHTAFLYHIISKWNADADVPDNDGRSPLHWAAYKGFADCIRLLLFLDGYVGRKDKEGCTPLHWAAIQGNLEACEELVRVGKEELMVTDNTGLTPVQLASDRNYQQVVHFLENARKQLDQKIYRNSGFGKFFNLGFAPLLWVIILLLLATYTNSIIMGSDLPKLRSGFGFLAWLGAVLASTGLVTLYRCSSKDPGYIRVSAHDQKIMTDNEPLLKIEINNPALLAGNWSQLCTTCKIVRPLRAKHCSICDRCVEQFDHHCPLVSNCIGKKNKWDFFVFLVLEVLAMSITGAVALTRVLGDSAAPSSFGAWLKHACSHHTGAMSFLIAELFLFSGVAAFTALQAYQISRNITTNERENSMRYSYLRDLGGRFRNPYDHGFRKNCLDFLLNGCNGDAEYIADWAGSEGIGMTVMARRSDQEYDQ
- the LOC115752617 gene encoding protein S-acyltransferase 24-like isoform X5, whose product is MPNSLQLYIVGQKVKLSPEPSSSKYSTNKKPLCLIPSFRARTKNCLLLWPPRAKKLSTAFGTYTMSTEIEVVEEFLPAAVESYCSGGAGKDRSRNDVYAAAAYGDMEKLRRLVEMEGCSVCEPDGLGYHALQWAALNNRCVAGQYIIQHGGDVNAVDHTGQTALHWSAARGAIKVADLLLQEGARVNTADKCGYQATHVAAQHGHTAFLYHIISKWNADADVPDNDGRSPLHWAAYKGFADCIRLLLFLDGYVGRKDKEGCTPLHWAAIQGNLEACEELVRVGKEELMVTDNTGLTPVQLASDRNYQQVVHFLENARKQLDQKIYRNSGFGKFFNLGFAPLLWVIILLLLATYTNSIIMGSDLPKLRSGFGFLAWLGAVLASTGLVTLYRCSSKDPGYIRVSAHDQKIMTDNEPLLKIEINNPALLAGNWSQLCTTCKIVRPLRAKHCSICDRCVEQFDHHCPLVSNCIGKFSNYDAEEQVGFLCIPSFRSFGYVNYWCSCSYKCCSIYSFASISDFS